In the Choloepus didactylus isolate mChoDid1 chromosome 3, mChoDid1.pri, whole genome shotgun sequence genome, ataatgataattaataCTTAAgctattaaataattaataattaatcaaACTGTCATTTAAGAAAGTTCAGCATTTATATTCTTGGGAGTTTTTTCAGAATATGgatttttggaaagaaaataatataaactgttcttatggttgatttttttttttttcaaaatttactccataacaaatttccacagatttacaatattttcagttttttttcacaCAGATGTCACGTGTTTCTGGGTCCAAAATAATTGACATCCACCCTCAGGTCTGAAGACCTAAAGCtgagagtcatttttttttccttatttagttttttaatatattttttattgtgaaatttaacatatatacataacagtgacgactttcaaagtatgatttaacaagtagttagagagtaaatttcaaagaatattagagttacagttccacagtttcagttatttccttattatgaaatataacatacatactaAAAGGTGGtaactatcaaagtacaatttaacaagtagttatataggtaatttcaaagaatgttatgggttacagttctacagtttcaattctttccttattgagaaatataggatatgtacagaaaggtgataactttcaaagtgcaatttaaagagtagctatagagcaattttcgaagaatgttatgggttacagttccaccatttcagttatttccttccagctattctaataccctagcatcaaaaaaatatatttatataaagattcagaaattgtaatcctctgttaaatcctttcttatctgttgctaccccttcctctcaattaatcactttcttgattttcAGGGGTGTCTCGGCAGTGAtctccctaacttgttcatattgaaaaggggtgttgatattatggggaagggggctgcatctgattgttgttcttaaggaggctgttgcctctggcttTTAGGAcgtgtctggcataggaacattctggtggatttaagtttctgagagataaacttagtgagtgaatcttttatagagtctcagatagggacttagggatttggggactactgttggtgagggcttggcatattgtggccatttgggatatctagctggggcttgcataagagtaacctccaagagagcctctcaaccctatttgaaatctcttagtcactataacttcattttgttacctttcttttaccccttttggtcaaaaaggcatttcaatccctcaatgccagggccaggctaattccttggagtcatatcccatattgccagggagacttactcctctgggagtcatgaCTCATGgagggggaagttaatgaatttatttgctgagttgggcttagagaaagtccacatctgagcaacaaaagaagttctctggaggtgcctcttaggcctAATTATAGGAAGCTCCCATTTATAGCTCtaggtttcacaagagcaagcctcaagatcaagggcttgacttattaagtagggagttcctaatctcacatagcatatattatgtccaagagaaacaatcagtgtctcatattaacttcacttagttgtataatcaatggggttttattaggttacaactttccagttctaaggccatgaaaatgaccaaattaaggcattaagaggaagataccttctgtgaggaaaggccaatggcatctggggttcctctgtcacatgggaaggcacatggtgacacctgctggtccttctctcctgggccctggtttcaaaatgactctctcagTTCTGTGGattcttcttgcttctcccagagcattttctttctcttttagtttctctgagctctctccaaaaatgtctctgccttttatcctctcatagaggactccagcaaggagattaagatccaccttgaatggatgtggtcacatctccacggaaacaacctaatcaaaagttcccacccacaataggtctgcccccacaagattggattcaaataacataggcttttctgggtaTATAAGAGATTCAAACTACAATTATAATACTATATCACTTATATCTGCTAGTACTTTGATGTTTGCAAAACACACTTGCATGCATGttgtgggagcccagggcccaggcatCTCCCTGACTCTCTGTGAAATCAAAAAGCACAAAGCACCCTGCATGACATAGGTCAGCTAATGTTTAAGCCAACCTCCCTAAGGAGGGAGGAGTGTGCAGATGCTCAATGTAAGCCAGGCACCAGGCTCTCCTCTGCATAGGATGTCAGCTTGTGCCTTGCTCTTCTCTGGAGTCTTTGTGGCGTTATCTGACACTCTAAAGATAGTTAATCTTtcccctatgtcacaagacccccaTTCACGTAACTATGTCCTCATGCTCTTTGGCCTTGCTAATCTCTGCCTAATTGCAGAGTACTTTTCACATTGAGCTCTAAACCTGCCACCATCAGAGCAGCTTGACTGACTTCACTCTTGTAAGtttccataataaaatttatGTCTCACTTCATTCCTGGAGTTTCCCTTCGTCTCCCTGCCAGACCAGCCCCTTCAGGCCAGAACACACGTCATCTCGCGCCTCTTACCACCGACAGATTTGCAGACTGGGATCACTGGTCTTTCTTTATCTGACTAGAAAATTGAAGCTCTTATCTGTGATACATAAGCAAGCAGTATTCCCCCAAATTATTGCTAATGTGGCACAGGATGAACAAGCCTGGGAATGTATTTCATCCATTCCACAGTAGCACACTCTCAGTGATCAAATAAAATGCTCAAGGAATATTAAAGCAACATTTACTGAGCTATTTGCCAAGTCCTGCTGAGTGGTGGGGCCACACAGGTGATCAAGACCAGAACCTGCCCTCCAGGAGCCTACAGTCTGGTGGAGACACTGATAATTTAGGGCAGAATTCCTTCTCTCTAAAATATTCTGTAAGGCCCTATCTGATGCCAGGCTGCCAGGAAGGGCTGAGAACAGAGCTGAATCAAAAGTGGCTGTATACCTTGGGGAGCTTTTGGTCTGATGAAGAGAGATCAAGAAGCTACTGACCATAACAACCCAACACAGCCAAAGAGAAATTTCCCCAGTACAAGAGTGGGACTGGAAGTACAAAGGAAAGGGCTATCAGCACCCACATTTTTGAATGAAGGGCTTTGCCCCAGAGAAGGAGCATAGGGCAGTTGCAAAGGGCAGGGAGTGGACCCAAACTGCACGGGGTTCAACTACTAACCGTAagcacagttttgttttgttttttaaattcagttttaatgagatatattcacacaccacgcaatcatccatggtgcacaatcaaccgTGCACAGCACCATCCCACAGCCGCGTAAGCACAGTTTTAAAGCcagcttccccatctgtaatATGGGCCTATGTTATAGATCagttgtgaggcttaaatgagttaataaaagtTAAGCACTTAGAGCAGTGCCTGCTTGGCCCATATCAGGCGCAGTGGACGCCGGTCTTATTCAAATATCGAGTGGGGGTCGGGGGTGGGGAATtgcttttacattaaaaaaaaaaaaaaagagtaaaatccGTCCACGGAAGCCGTCTAAGACATGGCGGGCAAACGTCTTCTGCCCTCATAGGGCGGATTAGAGGAGGTAACAGGGCAAGCAGCCCGACAGAAAAGACCGACGACCATCGGCGCGCCCGCAAACCGGGCCCTGTTACGCACGCGCGCCCGCGCCCTGATCTTGTCGGAGGCGTGGCCGTAAAGGGCCGCAGCCGTGTCGTGAAAGGGCCGCAAACACGCAGAGCGCTGGTTGACGGCTGCGGGTCCATTTTGTTTCCCGCTTCGCTGCGTATCTGGAGGTTGGTTCTCTTCGTCCCAGCTCCGAAGCGAAGggcttaaaagaaagaaacaaacattatAAGGATAATCCGGGAATCCTGTGACCACTTCCACTCCAGCAGTGACGTGATCAGCCGTCCCCGAGGGGCGCGAGTAAGAAGGACGTCGATACTGCGGTTCTGAAGAGTAGCCGGAAAAATGCGGCCCTTGGACATCGAAGAGGTGGAGGCACCCGAGGAGGTCGAGTTGCTGGAACCCGAGGAAGATTTCGAGCAGTTCCTGCTGCCAGTCATCAACGAGATGCGGGAGGATATCGCGTCTCTCATACGAGAGCACGGGAGAGCGTATCTGAGGACCAGGAGCAAGCTGTGGGAGATGGACAATATGCTCATCCAGATCAAGACCCAGGTGGAGGCGTCGGAGGAGAGCGCGTTGAATCACGTTCAGAACCCAGGTGGAGACGCTGATGAGAGAGTGTCGGAATTGTGCGAGAAGGCCGAGGAAAAGGCCAAAGAGATTGCGAAGATGGCAGAGATGCTGGTGGAGCTAGTCTGGCGAATAGAGAAGAGCGAGTCGTCGTGAAGGGGGAGCGGCGGTAAGGCCGGCTACCCGCGGGAGCTGGACTCAGTCTCGGTAATTGCCATAGCATGATAACAGTTTCCTGTAAAAATAGTAATATTCTAGGAGTGAATCTCCAGCTTTACTACATAAAAAATGGGCAGTGAGGGCTAAGGGGGGGAATAAATGCGTGCTGTTTGGTTAGGTGTCAGTAGATACTGTTTTTATAGCTAGCTCCTGGTTTCCCGCTggtaatagagaaaaataaaggttcGTCTTCTTGAAACATAAAAATCTTTTCCAATAGTACAGTCGCCCGAGGTAGAGCTGCCTAGGCATTGAGGAGGTTGGGGGAAAACCAAACAAAGCCCAGGTCATTAGAGCAAAATAGGGGAGAGTGGGTGAGGACACGGGGAAAGAGCTAGAAGTgtccagatttttctttttttcttttgaaaggcAGGTGTGAGCACCCTGTCTGTGATAAGTGGCATTCGTTAGGtgtttaaagtttttaaatgtcAAGATATGGAAATCTGAGACAACATTTCTTGATGGTAAATTTCTTCCAATTGTGCCTTAGGTTCACAATTGATGGACTCTGGTCAACGGGTAACAATGGActtgaagaaactgaaacagcTTGTCATTTtcgctgttttgtttttgtaggtTTTTTACCCCCGTGTAACAGTCTCCCTTATGGTCAGTGGTTGATGACCTGCTATGGGTTTATATTGTCAGATGTATTGGATctgtaaaaataactttttttgagaaatattctCAAGAGGGAAATGGGGCTTAATCAAAAGTTGTTTCAGTCATCACGTTTGTTGCTATTTTGCTGTGTTTTCGAAGTGTTGGGCATGGCCTTGTATTTTTGCTGTTAACCTATGTGACCTGGTTGCTTTCTGGAAGTTTGGAACAAATGAAGACTTGGGATCAGAATCTTCCAACTCTAGAGGTGCAGTGGGAAGCACTTCTGGGTTGCAGCTGGCGAAGGATGTGTAAATGAGACTGCTTGGATCAGACTGGGAAGAACTCCAACACAGTTGAGGATGGAAGAtggttttgtaaatatttcagaaCTTTAATTTCTCTGTGAGACGCAGGAGGAGAGCTGTGTTTTGTGGCTCATCTCTCATGTATATTGTGTATCCTGTCAGGTGAGTTTATTTAGACAATATAGCTGACTATGTGACGAAGAAGTTGTGACGCCCTCACATTATTGGGGCTTCAGCGTATAGCAtcaaaaagacaatctacaaagGTCCTGGAGAGGCTGGAGAAAGGAAAACGCATCATCGGGTAATAGACTGAATGGCGTTGAGGTCAAAATCAAACATGTAATGTGTTCGTTTGCCTTGATAAACAAAGTCTTACAGAgcctttgtttgatttttttattgttgttcatATGACCAAATCCCTTGTGTGtatcaataaaagaattataagtaaatttcttttgaaatggaTGTTCTTACTTGAGTGTTGTCATCATCAAATGGGGGTAAACTGTAGTTTATGAGGTGCTTAGTAAA is a window encoding:
- the LOC119528529 gene encoding MORF4 family-associated protein 1, which codes for MRPLDIEEVEAPEEVELLEPEEDFEQFLLPVINEMREDIASLIREHGRAYLRTRSKLWEMDNMLIQIKTQVEASEESALNHVQNPGGDADERVSELCEKAEEKAKEIAKMAEMLVELVWRIEKSESS